In one window of Phalacrocorax aristotelis chromosome W, bGulAri2.1, whole genome shotgun sequence DNA:
- the C2CD4C gene encoding C2 calcium-dependent domain-containing protein 4C encodes MWLLERLRGVAENGGSRGAGPEESPRGSRYSNVLTPDKIPDFFIPPKLSAAPAEAEGPEPPAAPALGPSASEQDLAGRKPPRSPRPSSRPRPRAAGRHIIQIETAEDWTAEGGFGTNADPQAQTAMSLPYVPKAQTSYGFATLVESPHTRRKESLFHSEHSSLCPSPATSPSAQRRAKLNGESRPRTPADLGAALMHPGRYFSGGESDTCSSAESSPFGSPLLSRSVSLLKIFSQESQSKVIKLKHSVARNSSLSTDDSSADTSPSAQRRARSAPAGGQPPAALLPLDLPPGRNREHSLRLSRGGSLRLAAEYDPSNARLRVRLISAEDLYDALVDLRSINCCVSLCLNPGKLQKQRSTIVKNSRNPVFNEDFFFDGLGLGHARKMSLKLKVVNKGSSLKRDTLLGEKELPLTALLSCL; translated from the coding sequence ATGTGGCTCCTGGAGCGGCTGCGCGGCGTGGCGGAGAACGGCGGGtcccggggtgcggggccggaGGAGTCCCCGCGGGGATCCCGCTACAGCAACGTCCTCACTCCCGACAAGATCCCCGACTTCTTTATCCCGCCCAAGCTGAGCGCAGCGCCTGCCGAGGCCGAGGGTCCCGAGCCGCCCGCAGCACCCGCCCTGGGTCCCTCAGCCTCAGAGCAGGACCTGGCTGGCCGCAAGCCCCCGCGCAGTCCTCGGCCATCCAGCCGTCCCCGGCCACGGGCTGCCGGCCGACACATCATCCAGATCGAGACCGCCGAGGACTGGACGGCCGAGGGGGGCTTCGGCACCAACGCGGACCCGCAGGCACAGACGGCCATGTCGCTGCCTTATGTGCCCAAGGCGCAGACCTCCTATGGCTTCGCCACACTGGTGGAGAGCCCACACACACGGCGCAAAGAGTCGCTCTTCCACAGCGAGCACAGCAGCCTCTGCCCCTCGCCGGCCACCTCGCCCAGCGCCCAGCGCCGAGCCAAGCTCAACGGTGAGAGCAGGCCCCGGACGCCTGCCGACCTGGGTGCAGCCCTCATGCACCCTGGCCGCTACTTCAGCGGCGGTGAGAGCGACACATGCTCCTCAGCTGAGTCTTCACCCTTCGGCTCTCCACTGCTCTCCCGCTCCGTCTCCCTGCTGAAGATCTTCAGCCAGGAGAGCCAGTCCAAGGTCATCAAGCTGAAGCACTCTGTAGCCCGCAACAGCTCCCTGTCCACCGATGACAGCTCAGCCGACACCAGCCCCAGTGCCCAGCGCCGCGCCAGGAGCGCCCCGGCCGGGGGGCAGCcgccagctgctctgctgcccctGGACCTGCCGCCGGGCCGCAACCGGGAGCACAGCCTGCGGCTCAGCCGGGGCGGGAGCCTGCGCCTGGCTGCCGAGTACGACCCCTCCAACGCCCGGCTGCGCGTGCGGCTCATCTCTGCCGAGGACCTCTACGATGCCCTCGTCGACCTGCGCAGCATCAACTGCTGCGTCTCGCTGTGCCTCAACCCTGggaagctgcagaagcagcgCAGCACCATCGTCAAGAACAGCCGCAACCCTGTCTTCAACGAGGACTTCTTCTTCGATGGGCTGGGCCTTGGCCATGCCAGGAAGATGTCCCTGAAGCTCAAGGTGGTCAACAAGGGCAGCAGCCTTAAGCGGGACACACTGCTGGGGGAAAAGGAGCTGCCGCTCACCGCCCTCCTGTCCTGCCTGTAG
- the SHC2 gene encoding LOW QUALITY PROTEIN: SHC-transforming protein 2 (The sequence of the model RefSeq protein was modified relative to this genomic sequence to represent the inferred CDS: inserted 3 bases in 2 codons) has product MLPEPKYDRFRDEPLTAPMPSPAPGAPGPCPAXGEEPEPGTTFCALLPRMPQWKFPGPAGFLGRGPAGAGRELSAQTRAGGAXRPRGAPSGLAAVLGACEPLCAAPCSGPAGGRPRGPAAAAGRAARAEAARPGGEEWSRKGSFIRKPAQGWLHPDERVLGPGVSYIVRYMGCIEVLRSMRSLDFNTRTQVTREAINRLYEAVPGVKGIWKKKAPNKALFSILGKSNLRFAGMSIAVNISVDGLNLMIPTTRQIIANHHMQSISFASGGDTDTTDYVAYVAKDPINQRACHILECCEGLAQSVISTVGQAFELRFKQYLHSPPKVVAPPDRVLGAEESAWGEDEVAEHDYYNSIPGKEPPPGGLIDSRLQHGTILGHIRTQPSSSGVPSQGGFAARRDQSSQLGPPWDLESQGQPCDGYLQADGHPLGPQDYEEHMYVNTQSLDAWEPEAAAHGVLEESPKKDLFDMRPFEDALKLHECIAGGSTSLPIEDQWPSPPTRKAPIAPTEEQLRREPWYHGKMSRRDAERLLQMDGDFLVRDSLTNPGQYVLTGMHSGQPKHLLLVDPEGVVRTKDVLFESISHLISHHRQNEQPIVAAESELHLRQVVRRKQ; this is encoded by the exons ATGCTCCCGGAGCCCAAGTATGACCGCTTCCGCGACGAGCCGCTGACCGCCCCCATGCCGTCGCCGGCCCCCGGCGCCCCCGGGCCGTGCCCCG GCGGCGAGGAGCCCGAGCCCGGCACCACCTTCTGCGCGCTGCTGCCGCGGATGCCGCAGTGGAAGttccccggccccgccggcttcctcggccgcggccccgccggcgCCGGCCGGGAGCTCTCCGCGCAGACAcgggcgggcggcgc gcgGCCGCGGGGGGCCCCCTCGGGGCTGGCCGCCGTGCTGGGCGCCTGCGAGCCGCTCTGCGCCGCGCCCTGCTCGGGGCCGGCcggcgggcggccgcgggggccggcggcggcggcggggcgggcggcgcgggcggAGGCGGCCCGGCCGGGCGGGGAGGAGTGGAGCCGCAAGGGCAGCTTCATCCGCAAGCCGGCGCAGGGCTGGCTGCACCCCGACGAGCGGGTGCTGGGGCCCGGCGTCTCCTACATCGTCCGG TACATGGGGTGCATCGAGGTGTTGCGCTCCATGAGGTCCCTCGACTTCAACACCCGGACACAGGTCACCAG GGAAGCCATCAACAGACTGTACGAGGCGGTGCCGGGCGTGAAGGGCATCTGGAAGAAGAAG GCTCCCAACAAAGCCCTCTTCTCCATCCTGGGCAAGAGCAACCTCCGCTTTGCTGGCATGAGTATCGCTGTCAATATCTCTGTTGATGGGCTGAACCTCATGATCCCCACTACACGCCAG ATCATCGCCAACCACCACATGCAGTCCATCTCCTTTGCCTCCGGTGGGGACACG GACACCACGGATTATGTCGCCTATGTTGCCAAGGACCCCATCAACCAGAGAG CCTGCCACATCCTGGAGTGCTGCGAGGGGCTGGCGCAGAGCGTCATCAGCACGGTAGGACAGGCCTTTGAGCTGCGCTTCAAGCAGTACCTGCACAGCCCCCCCAAGGTGGTGGCACCCCCAGACAG ggtgctgggtgcagaGGAGTCGGCCTGGGGGGAGGATGAGGTGGCTGAGCACGATTACTACAACAGCAtcccagggaaggagccgcccCCAGGGGGGCTGATCGACTCCCGGCTCCAGCATGGCACGATCCTGGGTCACATCCGCACTCAGCCCTCCAGCTCTGGTGTTCCCAGCCAG ggcGGGTTTGCAGCCAGGCGAGACCAGAGCAGCCAGTTGGGGCCGCCCTGGGACTTGGAGAGCCAGG GCCAGCCCTGCGATGGGTACCTGCAGGCAGACGGCCACCCCCTGGGGCCACAGGACTATGAGGAGCACATGTACGTGAACACGCAGAGCCTGGACGCCTGGGAGCCGGAGGCAGCGGCTCACGGGGTGCTGGAGGAGAGCCCCAAAAAGGACCTCTTTGATATGA GGCCCTTCGAGGATGCCCTGAAGCTCCATGAGTGCATTGCTGGGGGCAGCACCAGCCTCCCCATCGAGGACCAGTGGCCGAGCCCCCCCACGCGGAAAGCCCCCATTGCCCCCACGGAGGAGCAGCTCAGGCGGGAGCCATGGTACCATGGGAAGATGAGCCGGCGGGATGCTGAGAGGCTCCTGCAGATGGACGGGGACTTCCTGGTGCGGGACAGCCTCACCAACCCGGGGCAGTACGTGCTGACCGGCATGCACAGCGGGCAGCCCAAGCACCTGCTGCTGGTGGATCCCGAGGGCGTG GTGAGGACCAAGGATGTGCTGTTTGAGAGCATCAGCCACCTCATCAGCCACCACCGGCAGAACGAGCAGCCCATCgtggctgcagagagcgagCTGCACCTCCGCCAGGTTGTCCGGAGGAAGCAGTGA